Proteins from a genomic interval of Cydia amplana chromosome 8, ilCydAmpl1.1, whole genome shotgun sequence:
- the LOC134650526 gene encoding GTP-binding protein Rheb homolog codes for MPSKQRKIAMMGYRSVGKSSLIIQFVEGQFVDSYDPTIENTFTKFIRLNSTEYEVKLVDTAGQDEFSIFPLQYSMDFHGYVLVYSINSSKSFQIVQIIYDKLLDMVGKIHVPIVLVGNKTDLHLERKISTEEGKRLAEKWKAAFVETSAKRNESVTDLFHAILLEIERSDGHIKENGNSCVLC; via the exons ATGCCGTCAAAGCAGAGAAAAATCGCGATGATGGGTTACAGATCAGTCG GTAAATCATCTCTAATTATTCAGTTCGTAGAAGGACAGTTCGTGGATTCATATGACCCCACAATCGAAAATA caTTTACAAAGTTCATCCGCCTGAACTCCACCGAGTACGAGGTGAAGCTTGTGGACACGGCGGGGCAGGATGAGTTCAGCATATTCCCTCTTCAGTACAGCATGGATTTCCACGGCTATGTCCTGGTGTACTCCATCAACTCCAGTAAAAGCTTTCAGATTGTACAAATCATTTACGACAAACTGCTGGACATGGTTGGAAAGATTca TGTACCCATAGTATTAGTCGGCAACAAAACAGATCTGCATCTTGAAAGGAAAATCAGCACAGAGGAGGGAAAACGGTTGGCGGAGAAGTGGAAAGCAGCCTTTGTTGAGACCAGTGCTAAACGGAATGAG TCGGTGACGGACTTGTTCCACGCAATCCTGCTGGAGATAGAGCGCTCGGACGGACACATAAAGGAGAACGGCAACAGCTGTGTGTTGTGCTAG